The Paenibacillus sp. RC334 nucleotide sequence ATCGTGAATTCGCTAAAAAATTTGCAAGGCATCACCTTTCCGTCCGGCAAAATATCCGTTCTGGAGGTGAGCGCCAGGCAATGATTGGAGCAGCGACTGACCATTTCCTCGCCATGTATAAATTTGTCGATTTCCTCATAGTCCAGACCGGGCTGATAGCGCACACGAATGTTCCACGTCCGCTCATTAATCCGCTGTAGCTCCTGCATCAAAGGATCGATGTTATCCGGGTTGATTTTATATTTGAAAGCATGCCAGCTACTAATATTTTTTTCCTCCAGTTGTCGGAGCCAAGAAAAGTTTTGTGTAAAATAGTCATCCATTTTGAGGGAAGTCTCTTTGGAAATGTACCAGGGGAACGTCAGCAGCACCAGATCCAGCCTCTTGTCCTCCAGCATTTGCAGAAACTCGTACATCCGTCCGATCATGTTATCGTTAATGACGGCATGGACGGTCACCCGTCCCTTGTACAATCCCTGGTCACGCAGTTCAATCAGCTTATCCATCTGCCGCATCGTTTTTTGAAAGGTGCCTTTACCGCGAATCAGATCATGTTCTCTTTCAAAGCCTTCAATCGCTATTAACAGCTCCAGATTTTCAGATAAATCCAAAATCCGGTCCAAATATTTATCAATGAGCAGTCCATTGGTACAAAAGGTCATTTCGCGCCGATCTTCGGCCAGCACGTCCAAAATTTCGTCAAAACGCCGATGAAACATCGGCTCTCCGCCCCACATATACAGCCGGGACTTGGCCTCCTTCGTCTCGCTCAAAATTTGCCGAAGCATATCCGGGGCAAGATCCATGTTTTGCTCTTCTTTGTCCATTTGATGATGATAGCCTTCCTCGTTCCATTCAAAGCAGTGCGTACATCTCAGGTTGCAGCGGTTGGTCAGCTTAATGCCGATCGTCTGGGGCATGTCCGTTTTGAAGGCAGGGTCTTGTGTTGCGTTACGGTAAGATACAGAAGCGTTTTTCAGGTTGCGCTTAATGAGCTTGAACGCTTTCTCATCAATCAGCACATTGCTTTTGGGCTGCATGCTAACACCTCGTTTAATGGATTTTCAGGCACATGTACCAAGCTGTACGTCAGACTGTCTCCATTCCCTCCGGGTGCGGCGCTTTTTCCGCATCGCTGATCCCCTGAATGTAGCTGCAAAACGCATCTACCGAGCTCAAATGCTCCAGCTCAAAGGAATCAAAATCAATTTCCACGTCAAACGCATCCTCCACTTGCAGCATGAAATGAACCAACTGTAACGAATCCAGTCCTGCATCATGAATAATGTCCGAATGTCCATCCAGCTTACCGACCAGCTCAGGATCTTCCTTGACCGCGCTGATCATTTCAATCACTTGGCTTTGCATAGCAAACTCCTCCTTGTGAATGATCCTATTCGTTCCGCCCGACAATGCCATCTGCAAAGCTCCTCGAAAAATTCCTACACTGGAACTTTATTCAATTATACTCCTCCATGGAAGAGACAAGTCAATAGGTGATTTTGTAAATATATCGCACAATATGTAAATTAATGTGTGTTTTTTTCTACAATTTTCGCTATCTTTTTTTCGTAAAATCTAGCTCACATCTTGCTTGCAAGTGCGACAGGATTATTTTACAATAGATATGAAAATAATTTTCTTTTTAATGTTTATTTTTACGATATTTATTTTCATGTAAAATACTCTACAGCCAAAGGAGCGCAGCTCATGTCCCCCATTCTTCATACCTTAACCCACAGATTG carries:
- a CDS encoding phosphopantetheine-binding protein — its product is MQSQVIEMISAVKEDPELVGKLDGHSDIIHDAGLDSLQLVHFMLQVEDAFDVEIDFDSFELEHLSSVDAFCSYIQGISDAEKAPHPEGMETV
- a CDS encoding radical SAM protein; translation: MQPKSNVLIDEKAFKLIKRNLKNASVSYRNATQDPAFKTDMPQTIGIKLTNRCNLRCTHCFEWNEEGYHHQMDKEEQNMDLAPDMLRQILSETKEAKSRLYMWGGEPMFHRRFDEILDVLAEDRREMTFCTNGLLIDKYLDRILDLSENLELLIAIEGFEREHDLIRGKGTFQKTMRQMDKLIELRDQGLYKGRVTVHAVINDNMIGRMYEFLQMLEDKRLDLVLLTFPWYISKETSLKMDDYFTQNFSWLRQLEEKNISSWHAFKYKINPDNIDPLMQELQRINERTWNIRVRYQPGLDYEEIDKFIHGEEMVSRCSNHCLALTSRTDILPDGKVMPCKFFSEFTIGSLREHSLKEIWNSDAYEKTRQTINHEGLTPVCSKCSVLYLHGAGSLKYI